From Platichthys flesus chromosome 19, fPlaFle2.1, whole genome shotgun sequence:
aaagaggtCAGAATAACtttgtttacttttaatttccatTGTTTCATCAGTTTTGTATTCCTCACCTCAGTGTAGCCGTAGTCACTGTTGGTGGCAAGAAAAACCTTGGCTACCTCTTTAATCCGAGACAAGAGAACACGAATATTTGgctgaaaaaaatgaatttgaaaCCTCAGCcgtttgttttcaaaataaaacgcaTTTTGGTGCCTAATGTTGGCAGTTTACTCACATCTTTGATTACGTACTTCTCCAAATTCTTGATAGTTCGTTCTTTCAGGGTTCCCTATGCAGCACACGGAGGTTCACATTTAGAATATGGACAAATTAGGACTCACATCGGCTGTATGTCTTACGTGTTGCGTTGACTCACCGTCTCGTGAATGAAGTCCATGGTGTCTCGAACGTCCTGGAACATGCTCCTGTAGGACATGAACAAGTCTCCGTGCTGGTAACCTttcaggaggctgcaggaggttTAACAGCAGAGATAGAGGGCTGGCAGGTTAAATAACAAATACATCACAAGCTTATTTATAATAGTCCAAATCTGCGAGGTAaccgaagaagaaagaaacctTACAAGCTCACGGGGGGGCGATAAAACTCACTTTGTGTATCTGGTGCATCTGGTGAAGAAGTCGGCAAGGCAGGCGTAGATATATGTCTCTGCAatgtacaaaaaagaaaacaccagccaatcacatgATCGATTTTACCtactttagttttttcagttagTTAAACATTCTAGCAAACTAAATACTTATTTAAGGgtgtaaaaataattctgaggagctaaggaaaaaaaagaaaaacaaaaacacttctgTTTCTATTAGAAATAATATAGAATAAATGAAAATTCCTAAAAAACAAACCTGACAGATTGAAGAGTGTGTTGAGGATGTAAAAGCGATCTGTGTCATCTCTCTGAATGAATTTGTTGGGGTAGTACTTGTGAATGTCTTCTCTgtggaacacacacattatacaaTCTGacatttgaacacacacaaaatccaaCACACTGAAATGGTAAATATCTTGTGattatcttaaaaaaacataactgaGAAACATGTGTATCTGCAGCTGATATCAGTAGGGTGTGTGCTTGTCTGCGTATCCATGTGCGTATGTGTCtgcgtatatgtgtgtgtgtgtgtgtgtgagtgtgcgtgtgggtAACCACCAGAAAACAAGTGTAATCACCCTAGTCAGCTCCTCGTTGAGCGTCAcactggctgtttgtgtttcccttcTCATTAAATAACTAACTCGCTGAATCAGATTTCAATTAAACTGAAGGtggatcattttttttatcaaattacaTAATTACCACTCTTTACAGATAATTCTAAAGTACATTTACAGACTACTTTTTTGTTTCAGGAATAAAAGTCTGCAAACTGATTAATGTGTTCATATTTCAGTAAATATATTTGACTTTACTGAATCAAATTTGattaaacatttgaatttatGTCGTGGAGGTTGAGGAATCCATAAGAATATATATCAACAATAAAAGTACTCAGTGTGTAGAATGCtacattgttatattttattaagcAAACAAAATAACTGCTTCATTAACTGTTGAGTAGAAAGAATGAATATAGATTTATACATGCACCTTAAATATATCTGATCTATTCCAACTGAAATAAAGACTtttactctctcactcacaGGGCAGCTGTGAACATCTGGAGCAAATGCTGAGTCCGACGGATGTTGCATCTGAGAGCTTGAAgttctactcaagtaaaagtaccaacACCATGTGGTAAAGATACTCCATTGCAACTAAAAGTAAaattaataatacataaatattatCAGCACGTTACACATTAACTATAAAAGTTAAAGTTCTCATGCAGAAAACTATTACTGCTTCATTAACACATACAAGCCTTGATGTCACATCTGTCTTTAATGGAGCTGATTGTAAGAGTTTTATAAACTGAAGGgagtttttttacagtgtattgaTTCAACAGTATTTGTACTGTATTCTCAAAAAAAGTTTAACTTTACCCCTTAAGGAAGCAGAAGCCGTGACTGCAAACTAAAATGTTCCCGTTGGAGTCCACCTTCAGGAGGTTCCCATATGTGGTGTCGATCACTAAACCTctaaagatggaggagaaaagagggtGGAGGAGAATGAGTAATTCACAAATTCTTATTTTCGACTTATTTCTTTAGTAATTCTGGCTTTATCCTTGAATTTAGAAACAAGATCATTGTTGTATGGCTGATTACATCACTAGTAAGAAATAATAACATGCCTTTCACCAATTGTGTCCCCTTGGCAACAAATACAGGCAAAATGAAAGATAAATTATAAACACAAAACctatcaaatatatttttactcttacttttattttgtataccAATCGGCTTAATTGAGATTTTGAGCATCAGGTAAAGAGGAGGAGTTAAGAACTGACCGTATGGGGAAGCTGGGGTCGTATGTGTATCGTAGGAGCTCATGAGGATATCCAATGGACACCATTCTGTCTCTTATCAGCTCAAAGCCCAGGCTCTCGTAGTCAGGGGACTTGTAAActggaaataaatacaaacctgCTCATGAGAGAATCCAGAATAGATTCAGCACTTTTAAGGTGACCTTTGACTTCTCATACCCGCCAGCGTGTAGTCCATGTCGAAGCCGTAGCATTTGATGTTTTCCAGCGTCAGACTTCTGTTGACGAACACCCTGCGatcaaacaacacaagaaaCACAGCTGAAGTCTGCGGCCACATGACCAGGAGAACATGCCTGGCCtgaggagaagtggaggagaCCTTGTGGATATGGGGTTCAGTGGACAATCCAACCCGGCCCGAGGTGGAATTGTGGTTTGTTGAGATGCACCCTGTTGCAGCGCCTCTGGGCTTATGAGCTTGTTTGCACTAATCCTCGACCAGAGGCTGTTTTCACATAGTATCTGAGTTTTTTAACGACCCAATTCTGTCACAGGAACTTGAAGGAACTTGCAGACTTCCAAATGAGTTACCTTGTTAAAGGGAATGGAGCAGGGTGGAGGCAGGAGATCTTATCATGGCCCTCAGCTATCTTTACCACCAATTACAGTCTGAGCATCATAAAAGCCCGAAAGATGAGTGATATGTTTTTTAACAACATGGTTTCCTGTGTCACCCACTCCCGTCATGCTCCTCTTTATCAGTGACACcctgactgagacagagaggtctCTATCTTCAGCAGGTCCCGGGCCAGCCGGCCCCGTCTCAACACTCCCTGACAGCTCATCTATATAGGGTTGCTGTAAATAATTTACCTGCGAGCTCTTGTTTATGTCAGCGCGTTGCTGATGAGCAGATTTTCCTCCTGAGATCAATCCAGCAAATAAAAGCtggcgagcgggggggggggttcagtatCTACTGGTTTAAATATTCATTCGATAGGGTTTAAACCTGCAGAGGATAGAAGCAGGTGAGGAGAGACTGATGGAGATTATTAACGTTGTGTAAATTGTAATTGTGGCATCAGATAAAATACTGCATGAGTAATATGTTTAATAATGTAGGACTAAGCCATTTATTCACCAGGAAGACATCAGGAGGATGGATTTCAATACAACCACACAAATTATTATCCCAGCTTTCACCTGACTGGATGTTCAGTTCCTCAGCTCCTCCGTTGCAAGTTTGATATTAGACCAGAAATAAATGAACTCACTTTTGGTCAAAGCCTCTCTTCACCCTGGCTTCATCCGGGGAGCTGCTGGCATAAGTCTTCAAGTCCATCGTGAAAAGTGAAGGAAGCATCCAGCCGCAGCGGAGGGATGTTCTCTTTAAACCCTACACTTCACTGGAGGAGGCATTTAAACGAAACAACATGTTTTCTGGAGGCGTAGTCCCGAGTGTTGTTAGCAGTGAGTTTCGTTTTTATGCTGGAACTCCACCCTgtgacttttaaactcctcggTGATGTCAAAGCTTACGTGACAGCCACGTGCAGCCCTCTGACCCTGCACGTTTGTGACATAATCGCCAGCAAAACTTTCAGCTTTGCAGTGCAGATTGTGTTATCAGAGGCGCGCACATGTGCCGCGGCTACTCGCCTGCGCAATGGGAAGGAGTTTCCCCCGAGGTGCACCAGTCCTGCTGTGACCCGCAGCTCAGCCACGTTCACCAAAACAAGATCTCACACACCTGAAGGATTCATGACTCAGAACACAACCTCAGAGattcactttcatttctctAGTTTGTTACGGAGAAACAAACTGTGACATAACAATGACAGTGACATAACAAtgaaatattgttattgtaaagttgtgtttgttattgttgagtatgttgtgtctgtgctctggttttattgttgtgtttgtgcttatGAAATGTCTGATGTTTGTAATAAAATAAGAGCTTTTGTCTCATAAGACCTTTATTTGCATAATATACCCATACTATATATTAGTaacacaaaagcagaaacacTTGTGTCAGAGCTAAATTAATCACAGTATAGCATATCATTGATGCAGATGCTTTTTAATACTTCACTGTACTGTATGTACTTTaattcattatgttttatgaGATCAGGATACAGTACAAAAAGCCCAATATTCGTGTCAGAAGAAATATCAAGTCCCTCATAAAAAGTGAATGTTCACCACACAAGTTTCTtatagataaacacacacaatgcaaaagtgccccccccacccccaccctgtGCAGCATGTAACTGTTCAGTAGATGTTCTGATGCCTGAcgtcaaacacacacccacatacacacccacccacacacccacccacacacacacacaaacacacacaccactgataATGTCCAGGGCCAAAGCTGAAGCTGCTTTTAACTAAAAGGACAAAGATGAAAGGTCTCTACACCAATGACCACTTTTCAAAGTAGTACTAGAATAACAACACACATTCTCttaaacacacatgtaaaaacTCAAGAATGCAATTTAAACTGTTATGCTTGGTGAATAGGATCAGAATTTGGTCTCGTGGGATTTGACCACGTTGAGGTCCTGCTCTGTGGATTGTTTCTTTGCTTCCCCAGATTTGCGATGCATCCTGTCGAAGTCTGCGGCGATTTCCAGCGCTGTCTTGTGCCTGGTCTCTGGGACATTGAACCACACAAACAGGCCACAGCCGGTGCAGCAGAACAGGAAGATGAGGAAGCAAAAGTAACCCATATAGTCCTGGAGAGGAAAGGTGTTGACAAGACACTTGTGAGTGAAGCATTTGATCTCAATTCACCTCTCCCAGTTTAAAGATATACAAATTTCTACCAGGAAAAGAAAGTGCCTACCACTAAGACAGGGAAGAGCATCCCCAGCAGAAACAGGCCTGTCCAGTTGAGAGTGCAGGCGAGGGTGTATGCAGCTGATTTAAATGGCTGGGTGAAGAGTTCCCCTGGAAGAGGAGCTATTATTCCAGCTGAAGGACAAGAGCATTAGAGAGATTTATGCAGCTCATTGTTGATTCAAAGAGGAAATGCTTAAAAGTGAAACCCTTGATAAATAGCTGAGAGCTCCTGTGGGAAACGCACATGGTCCACTGGCGAAAcaaaagatgaagaggaaaatgAGGAGCATGCTGCAGTACGGCATCCAGGAGATGTGAGTCTGAGGGAAAAAGAAGGACATTCATGAGTAATGTCAGTGGCTGTCAGTTGTCATCCACCTCTGCAGAGATGAGCTAAGATCAGCGGCTGATTTAGAGGCGACTCACTTGCAGGAACAGAGTGATGGTGAGGAGAACCAGCGTCACTGACATCGCCAGGTATCCTCTATACAGCAGCACTTTCTTCCCGGTGCTCTCAATAAACATGAACTGCAACATC
This genomic window contains:
- the nt5c2l1 gene encoding 5'-nucleotidase, cytosolic II, like 1 yields the protein MLPSLFTMDLKTYASSSPDEARVKRGFDQKVFVNRSLTLENIKCYGFDMDYTLAVYKSPDYESLGFELIRDRMVSIGYPHELLRYTYDPSFPIRGLVIDTTYGNLLKVDSNGNILVCSHGFCFLKGEDIHKYYPNKFIQRDDTDRFYILNTLFNLSETYIYACLADFFTRCTRYTNLLKGYQHGDLFMSYRSMFQDVRDTMDFIHETGTLKERTIKNLEKYVIKDPNIRVLLSRIKEVAKVFLATNSDYGYTETIMKYLLEDYIKTGNPKTSWRSFFDLVVVDTRKPLFFAEGTVLRQVDTNTGKLRIGTYTGGLQHGTVYSGGSSDIVCDLLDVKGKDILYVGDHIFGDILKSKKCQGWKTFLVVPELSKELQVWEEKKNLFEELKRLDVFLAEFYKHMDSGSRECPDISDIQTRMKVLTYRMDMSYGQMGSLLRSGSRQTLFASQLIRYADLYSSSFINLLHYPFNYLFMAPPVLMPHEVAAQNSADFASSELSAVTKG